In Papaver somniferum cultivar HN1 chromosome 1, ASM357369v1, whole genome shotgun sequence, a genomic segment contains:
- the LOC113328865 gene encoding thymocyte nuclear protein 1-like: MSEGEEEKQYWLLKTEPGEWSWEDQRANEGRSKWDGVKNKQAQKYMKSMKLGDLCFFYHSGNKSRRIVGVVSVIKEWYFTDDDEKEGAVDVKEVGEMNRPVDLKEMKGEDGLKGFVLFKQPRLSVVPVPDNIWDKLCEIGGGFNKEEEEDEEGEDSKEASV; the protein is encoded by the coding sequence ATgagtgaaggagaagaagaaaagcagTACTGGTTGCTGAAAACAGAACCAGGAGAATGGTCATGGGAAGATCAAAGAGCAAACGAAGGAAGATCAAAATGGGATGGAGTGAAAAATAAACAAGCACAAAAGTATATGAAATCGATGAAACTAGGTGATTTATGTTTCTTTTATCATTCAGGTAATAAATCCCGTAGAATCGTTGGTGTTGTATCTGTAATCAAAGAATGGTATTttactgatgatgatgaaaagGAAGGAGCTGTAGATGTTAAAGAAGTTGGTGAGATGAATAGACCTGTTGATTTAAAAGAGATGAAAGGTGAAGATGGATTGAAAGGGTTTGTGTTGTTTAAGCAACCCAGGTTATCTGTTGTTCCTGTTCCTGATAATATTTGGGATAAACTTTGTGAAATTGGGGGTGGGTTCAacaaggaagaggaagaagatgaagagggaGAAGATTCAAAAGAAGCTTCTGTGTAG
- the LOC113328876 gene encoding DExH-box ATP-dependent RNA helicase DExH9-like: MNGSLKRKPEGGEEVVSDEQKKQKSRIGEEDNSEVAACIHEVSYPEGYTPSPLPRPSYDNKPAKKYPFSLDPFQSEAIQCLEHGESVMVSAHTSAGKTVVALYAIAMSLRDKQRVIYTSPIKALSNQKYREFKQEFSDVGLMTGDVTIDPNASCLVMTTEIWRSMQYKGSEITREVAWVIFDEVHYMRDRERGVVWEESVVMAPKNSRFGFLSATVPNAKEFADWVAKVHRQPCHVVYTDYRPTPLQHYVFPSGGEGLYLVVDDKGKFREDSFQKALNAISPDGEGDNRKKRNGIWQKELVACKSGAESDIFKLVKMIKQRQYDPAIIFSFSKRECESLAMMMSKMDLSTDVEKANIEEIFWNAMDLLSDDDKKLPQVSNMLPLLKRGIGVHHSGLLPILKEVIEILFQEGLIKCLFATETFSIGLNMPAKTVVFTNVRKFDGDKFRWISGGEYIQMSGRAGRRGIDERGICILMIDEKLEPSTAKMMLKGSADCLNSAFHLSYNMLLNQMRREDANPVDLLKNSFYQFQSDRAIPDLKNQAKKLKGEKDSIIIEEEESLLNYCNLLEQYQKLKKDINDIVFCPKYCLPFLKPDRPVCIQCTRGDNKIPSFSNEDQDTWGVIINFEDDSRRKPEDANYEVHVLTNGVVTKDGDGKKSIKIVPLKQRGEPVVVSVPLSQINALSSHCLPIPKDLLPLAAREDALKMVCEYVSGGPLLLDPMENMKVRHKYYNKFVSRMENLESQFGKHEVAMSLPSEEKLKVFQLKKELEAKITLIRNNVSFSKALAFKDELKARMRVLRSLKYVTRAGVVELKGKVAFEITSADELTLTELMFKGVFNRATVEEMISLLSCFVWKEKLQDAQKPREGLGLLFTELQETARTVANAQLNCKVPIDIEGFVNSFRPDIMEVVYAWAKGSKFYEIMEIAQVFEGSLIRAIRRLEEVLQQLTEAAKSVGDTQLEAKFQEAVTKIKRDIVFAASLYL; this comes from the exons ATGAATGGGTCTTTGAAGAGAAAAccagaaggtggagaagaagtaGTCAGTGACGAACAAAAGAAACAGAAATCTCGAATTGGCGAAGAAGATAATTCAGAAGTAGCAGCTTGTATTCACGAGGTATCGTATCCAGAAGGATATACGCCTTCTCCTCTTCCTCGTCCTTCATATGATAATAAACCAGCAAAGAAATACCCGTTTAGTCTTGATCCATTTCAATCAGAAGCAATACAATGTTTAGAACATGGAGAATCAGTGATGGTATCAGCTCATACTTCAGCTGGTAAAACTGTTGTAGCTCTGTATGCAATTGCTATGTCTTTGAGAGATAAACAGCGTGTTATCTATACTTCTCCAATTAAAGCACTTAGCAATCAAAAGTATAGAGAATTCAAACAAGAATTCTCTGATGTTGGCTTAATGACTGGAGATGTCACTATTGATCCTAATGCTTCTTGTTTg GTTATGACAACTGAAATTTGGCGTAGTATGCAATATAAGGGATCTGAAATTACGAGGGAAGTGGCATGGGTGATATTTGACGAAGTACATTATATGAGAGATAGAGAAAGGGGTGTTGTTTGGGAAGAGAGTGTTGTAATGGCACCCAAGAACTCGCGCTTTGGGTTTCTCTCTGCAACTGTGCCTAATGCCAAGGAGTTTGCGGATTGGGTTGCAAAGGTTCATCGACAACCATGCCATGTTGTTTACACGGATTATCGTCCTACACCACTTCAGCATTATGTGTTTCCTTCTGGAGGGGAGGGTTTATACTTGGTTGTGGATGACAAGGGTAAATTTCGGGAAGATAGCTTTCAGAAAGCCTTGAATGCAATTAGTCCTGATGGTGAAGGAGATAATAGAAAGAAGAGGAATGGGATATGGCAGAAAGAGTTAGTGGCATGTAAATCAGGAGCAGAGAGTGATATCTTCAAGTTGGTGAAGATGATAAAACAACGCCAGTATGATCCTGCTATAATTTTCAGTTTTAGCAAAAGGGAGTGTGAGTCCCTCGCTATGATG ATGTCAAAGATGGACCTAAGTACCGATGTTGAGAAAGCGAATATAGAAGAGATTTTTTGGAATGCCATGGACTTACTCTCGGACGACGATAAAAAGCTTCCTCAG GTCTCAAACATGTTACCTTTGTTGAAGCGGGGAATAGGTGTGCATCATTCTGGCTTGCTACCTATATTGAAAGAAGTAATAGAGATACTCTTTCAAGAAGGTCTGATCAAG TGTTTGTTTGCTACAGAGACATTCAGCATAGGGCTAAACATGCCTGCAAAAACTGTGGTATTCACAAATGTGCGGAAGTTTGATGGGGATAAGTTCAGATGGATATCCGGTGGAGAGTATATACAGATGAGTGGTCGTGCTGGCCGTCGAGGAATTGATGAGCGCGGGATATGTATTCTCATGATTGATGAGAAACTGGAACCATCTACAGCAAAAATGATGCTGAAGGGAAGTGCAGATTGTTTGAACAG TGCCTTCCATCTCAGTTACAATATGCTCTTGAATCAAATGCGGCGTGAAGATGCCAATCCTGTGGATCTGCttaaaaattcattttatcaATTTCAGTCTGACCGCGCCATTCCTGATCTTAAG AACCAAGCGAAAAAACTAAAAGGAGAGAAAGATTCAATTATCATCGAAGAAGAAGAGAGTTTGTTGAATTACTGCAATCTTTTAGAGCAGTACCAAAAGCTGAAGAAGGATATTAATGATATCGTTTTCTGTCCAAAATACTGTTTACCCTTTTTAAAGCCTGACAGGCCTGTTTGTATCCAATGTACAAGAGGTGATAATAAGATCCCATCTTTCTCCAATGAGGACCAAGATACCTGGGGAGTGATAATCAACTTTGAAG ATGATTCTAGGAGGAAGCCCGAGGATGCAAACTACGAAGTACATGTTCTTACGAATGGTGTTGTTACCAAGGATGGAGATGggaaaaaatcaataaagatcGTCCCATTGAAACAGCGGGGAGAGCCAGTTGTGGTTTCTGTGCCTCTATCCCAG ATTAATGCACTTAGCAGTCATTGTTTGCCCATACCAAAAGATCTGTTGCCGTTGGCAGCTCGAGAAGATGCTttgaaaatggtttgtgaatatgTTTCTGGAGGACCTCTCCTCCTGGATCCCATGGAGAACATGAAG GTCCGGCATAAATATTACAACAAGTTTGTTTCCCGGATGGAGAATCTAGAGAGCCAATTCGGCAAGCATGAAGTTGCAATGTCTCTGCCTAGTGAAGAAAAGCTAAAGGTCTTTCAGTTGAAGAAAGAATTGGAAGCAAAGATCACGCTGATCAGGAATAATGTGAGTTTCTCTAAAGCATTGGCTTTTAAAGATGAACTCAAGGCACGAATGCGAGTTCTTCGGAGTCTAAA GTATGTTACACGAGCTGGTGTTGTGGAGTTGAAGGGGAAGGTTGCTTTTGAGATTACCAGTGCTGATGAGCTGACACTGACAGAGCTCATGTTTAAGGGTGTGTTCAACAGAGCTACTGTCGAGGAGATGATTTCTTTGCTGTCGTGTTTTGTGTGGAAGGAGAAACTTCAGGATGCCCAGAAACCCAGGGAAGGGCTTGGCCTGTTGTTCACTGAGCTGCAAGAGACAGCAAGAACTGTTGCCAACGCTCAGCTTAATTGCAAG GTCCCAATTGACATAGaaggttttgtaaattccttcaGACCCGATATTATGGAGGTCGTATATGCATGGGCAAAAGGGTCCAAATTCTATGAAATAATGGAAATCGCACAGGTTTTTGAGGGTAGTTTGATCAGGGCAATCAGGAGACTGGAGGAAGTTCTTCAGCAGCTAACAGAGGCAGCAAAATCTGTAGGTGATACCCAACTTGAAGCCAAGTTTCAAGAAGCTGTTACTAAGATTAAAAGGGATATTGTCTTTGCAGCGTCTTTGTATTTGTAA
- the LOC113286436 gene encoding thymocyte nuclear protein 1-like: protein MTPILIRPTFKTNMPLGQYKTLVIPNLNLVVKSPNSRLGEKITQDRPKAYFQSRGRVKYCAAAYQTREGEMGEEEEREKQFWLLKTEPGEWSWEDQSANGGISKWDGVKNKQAQKYMKSMKVGDLCFFYHSGNKARRIVGVVSVIKEWYFTDKVEDKQGAVDVKKVGEMNKPVDLKEMKVEEGLEGFVLFKQPRLSVVPVPKNVWDKLCEIGGGITKEEK, encoded by the coding sequence ATGACACCAATTCTTATTAGGCCCACTTTCAAGACCAACATGCCATTAGGTCAATATAAGACTCTGGTGATTCCCAACTTAAATTTGGTGGTGAAATCCCCAAATTCCCGCCTCGGAGAGAAAATTACTCAAGACAGACCTAAAGCTTATTTTCAGAGTAGAGGAAGAGTCAAATATTGTGCAGCAGCTTATCAAACAAGAGAGGGAGAGATGGGTGAAGAAGAGGAGAGGGAAAAGCAGTTCTGGTTATTAAAGACAGAACCAGGAGAATGGTCGTGGGAAGATCAATCGGCAAATGGAGGAATATCAAAATGGGATGGAGTGAAAAATAAACAAGCACAAAAGTATATGAAATCAATGAAAGTAGGTGATCTTTGTTTCTTCTATCATTCAGGTAATAAAGCTCGTAGAATCGTGGGTGTTGTATCTGTGATCAAAGAATGGTATTTTACAGATAAGGTTGAAGACAAACAAGGAGCTGTAGATGTTAAAAAAGTTGGTGAGATGAATAAACCTGTTGACCTAAAAGAGATGAAAGTGGAAGAAGGTTTAGAAGGGTTTGTGTTGTTCAAGCAACCTAGATTGTCAGTTGTTCCTGTTCCTAAGAATGTTTGGGATAAACtttgtgaaattggtggtgggatcactaaagaagaaaaataa